A genomic stretch from Hoplias malabaricus isolate fHopMal1 chromosome 4, fHopMal1.hap1, whole genome shotgun sequence includes:
- the ube2q2 gene encoding ubiquitin-conjugating enzyme E2 Q2 isoform X2, which translates to MSVSGLKAELKFLESIFDPNHERFRIIDWKPDELSCQFNVTGDKLLIIHCNITESYPSTPPIWFVESDDPSLTEVLERLEDVRKGSTLLLQQLKRLICDLCRLYNLPQHPDVEMLDQPLPAGPITHERKHVTTDEVTSEEEEEEEMAEDIEDLDHYEMKEEEPVDGKKSEDDGIEKENLAILEKIRKNQRQDHLNGAVSGSVQASDRLMKELREIYRSQSYKTGIYSVELVNDSLYEWHVKLRTVDPDSPLHSDLQVLKEKEGVDYILLNFSYKDNFPFDPPFVRVVSPVLSGGYVLGGGALCMELLTKQGWSSAYSIESVIMQINATLVKGKARVQFGANKNQYNLARAQQSYKSLVQIHEKNGWYTPPKEDG; encoded by the exons ATGTCGGTGTCGGGGCTGAAGGCCGAATTAAAGTTCCTGGAGTCAATTTTTGACCCAAACCACGAGCGCTTCAGAATCATCGACTGGAAGCCAGACGAGCTCAGCTGCCAGTTCAATGTGACAGGGGACAAGCTGCTGATCATTCACTGCAACATTACG GAGTCTTACCCTTCAACTCCTCCTATATGGTTTGTGGAATCGGATGATCCAAGTCTGACTGAAGTGTTAGAGCGGCTGGAAGATGTCCGCAAAGGGAGTACCTTG CTCCTCCAGCAGCTGAAAAGGCTGATCTGTGATCTGTGTCGACTCTATAACCTACCCCAGCACCCTGACGTGGAGATGCTGGACCAGCCCCTTCCTGCTGGACCCATCACTCATGAAAGAAAG CATGTAACAACAGATGAAGTAACAtctgaagaggaggaggaggaagaaatggcagag GATATTGAAGATCTAGACCACTATGAGATGAAAGAGGAGGAACCTGTAGATGGCAAGAAGTCAGAAGATGATGGGATTGAGAAAGAAAACCTTGCCATCTTGGAGAAAATTCGAAAGAACCAGAGGCAGGACCACTTGAAT GGTGCAGTCTCAGGATCTGTTCAAGCCTCAGACCGTCTCATGAAGGAACTCAGGGAGATCTATAGATCACAGAGTTACAAGACAG gtATCTATTCAGTGGAATTAGTCAACGACAGTTTATATGAGTGGCATGTGAAGTTGAGAAC GGTAGACCCAGATAGTCCACTGCATAGTGATTTGCAGGtcttgaaagaaaaagaaggggTTGACTATATTCTTCTCAACTTTTCTTATAAA gATAATTTTCCTTTTGATCCACCGTTTGTACGGGTAGTGTCTCCTGTTCTCTCTGGAGG ATATGTTCTTGGAGGAGGAGCCTTGTGTATGGAACTGTTAACAAAACAG GGCTGGAGCAGTGCCTACTCCATAGAGTCTGTCATTATGCAGATCAATGCCACTCTAGTCAAAGGGAAGGCTAGAGTACAGTTTGGAGCTAATAAG AACCAGTATAATCTTGCCAGAGCACAACAGTCATATAAGTCTTTGGTCCAGATCCATGAAAAGAATG GCTGGTACACACCCCCTAAAGAAGATGGCTAA
- the ube2q2 gene encoding ubiquitin-conjugating enzyme E2 Q2 isoform X1, with product MSVSGLKAELKFLESIFDPNHERFRIIDWKPDELSCQFNVTGDKLLIIHCNITESYPSTPPIWFVESDDPSLTEVLERLEDVRKGSTLLLQQLKRLICDLCRLYNLPQHPDVEMLDQPLPAGPITHERKHVTTDEVTSEEEEEEEMAEDIEDLDHYEMKEEEPVDGKKSEDDGIEKENLAILEKIRKNQRQDHLNVSVNSGAVSGSVQASDRLMKELREIYRSQSYKTGIYSVELVNDSLYEWHVKLRTVDPDSPLHSDLQVLKEKEGVDYILLNFSYKDNFPFDPPFVRVVSPVLSGGYVLGGGALCMELLTKQGWSSAYSIESVIMQINATLVKGKARVQFGANKNQYNLARAQQSYKSLVQIHEKNGWYTPPKEDG from the exons ATGTCGGTGTCGGGGCTGAAGGCCGAATTAAAGTTCCTGGAGTCAATTTTTGACCCAAACCACGAGCGCTTCAGAATCATCGACTGGAAGCCAGACGAGCTCAGCTGCCAGTTCAATGTGACAGGGGACAAGCTGCTGATCATTCACTGCAACATTACG GAGTCTTACCCTTCAACTCCTCCTATATGGTTTGTGGAATCGGATGATCCAAGTCTGACTGAAGTGTTAGAGCGGCTGGAAGATGTCCGCAAAGGGAGTACCTTG CTCCTCCAGCAGCTGAAAAGGCTGATCTGTGATCTGTGTCGACTCTATAACCTACCCCAGCACCCTGACGTGGAGATGCTGGACCAGCCCCTTCCTGCTGGACCCATCACTCATGAAAGAAAG CATGTAACAACAGATGAAGTAACAtctgaagaggaggaggaggaagaaatggcagag GATATTGAAGATCTAGACCACTATGAGATGAAAGAGGAGGAACCTGTAGATGGCAAGAAGTCAGAAGATGATGGGATTGAGAAAGAAAACCTTGCCATCTTGGAGAAAATTCGAAAGAACCAGAGGCAGGACCACTTGAATGTAAGTGTAAACTCG GGTGCAGTCTCAGGATCTGTTCAAGCCTCAGACCGTCTCATGAAGGAACTCAGGGAGATCTATAGATCACAGAGTTACAAGACAG gtATCTATTCAGTGGAATTAGTCAACGACAGTTTATATGAGTGGCATGTGAAGTTGAGAAC GGTAGACCCAGATAGTCCACTGCATAGTGATTTGCAGGtcttgaaagaaaaagaaggggTTGACTATATTCTTCTCAACTTTTCTTATAAA gATAATTTTCCTTTTGATCCACCGTTTGTACGGGTAGTGTCTCCTGTTCTCTCTGGAGG ATATGTTCTTGGAGGAGGAGCCTTGTGTATGGAACTGTTAACAAAACAG GGCTGGAGCAGTGCCTACTCCATAGAGTCTGTCATTATGCAGATCAATGCCACTCTAGTCAAAGGGAAGGCTAGAGTACAGTTTGGAGCTAATAAG AACCAGTATAATCTTGCCAGAGCACAACAGTCATATAAGTCTTTGGTCCAGATCCATGAAAAGAATG GCTGGTACACACCCCCTAAAGAAGATGGCTAA